In one Excalfactoria chinensis isolate bCotChi1 chromosome 17, bCotChi1.hap2, whole genome shotgun sequence genomic region, the following are encoded:
- the KIF2B gene encoding kinesin-like protein KIF2B: protein MASKFGLIQLGSCVEIKHSSGRPHQAVVTKLHESTSSITVEWLEKGISKAKQVDLQVIFDLNPQLAPRSRSTSNAETSLSARGKWSPVSERRPQPIKVEKCWDSGSPVVAQPQSTTRWASPYMWQMERLPKQQEYHQLDVLEKPVQKDSTSLRARTDIVTMIQECRNHLNGKTPWTSMPCQPRRISVCIRKRPLNQREVELNDTDVVTVSCQGMVIVHEAKQKLDLTQYLNNQVFRFDHAFDGHAANELVYRHTAQPLVDIIFQGGMATCFAYGQTGSGKTHTMRGSITSKGIYVLVAEDVFRRLQYPNYQKLELWVYGAFFEIYRGKVFDLLNGKKRLRVLEDGQKQTQVVGLCEEEVTSVEDVVRLIETGSNCRMAGQTSANTQSSRSHAIFQIILKRRGQLYAKFSLIDLAGNERGADTTTADKRTRLEGADINKSLLALKECIRALGHNKAHTPFRASKLTQVLRDSLIGENSYTCMIATVSPGIRSCEHTLNTLRYANRVKELVVDLNSLEQPFQFVSSLPQQQQFGVQADKGALSKALTLNGKGDNLKKRKEINEETIMEKHQKSLRWLKELLQVSERTVRNVDIYAAQFESFLDQEIGILTEIREKVRLSPRRIQDKEEQDRNQSCTKRSHAM from the coding sequence ATGGCCAGCAAGTTTGGGCTTATCCAGCTGGGCAGTTGTGTGGAGATCAAGCACAGCAGTGGGCGCCCACATCAGGCAGTAGTGACAAAACTCCATGAAAGCACCTCCAGCATCACTGTGGAATGGCTTGAGAAGGGAATCAGCAAGGCCAAACAGGTGGATCTCCAGGTCATCTTTGACCTCAACCCTCAACTAGCCCCAAGGAGCAGATCGACAAGCAATGCCGAGACCTCGCTGTCAGCCAGAGGGAAGTGGAGCCCAGTGAGTGAAAGGCGGCCACAGCCCATCAAAGTGGAGAAGTGTTGGGACAGCGGGAGCCCTGTGGTTGCCCAGCCTCAGTCCACAACCAGGTGGGCGTCACCATACATGTGGCAGATGGAAAGGCTGCCGAAACAGCAGGAATACCATCAGCTGGATGTGCTGGAGAAGCCAGTTCAGAAGGACAGCACGTCACTCCGTGCCAGGACTGACATAGTGACCATGATCCAGGAGTGCCGCAACCACCTGAATGGTAAAACACCGTGGACCTCCATGCCATGTCAGCCTCGCCGCATCAGTGTGTGCATCCGCAAGCGGCCCCTGAACCAGCGGGAGGTTGAGCTCAATGACACTGATGTGGTTACAGTGTCCTGCCAGGGCATGGTGATTGTGCATGAAGCCAAGCAGAAGTTGGATCTTACACAGTATCTGAACAACCAGGTCTTCCGCTTCGACCATGCCTTTGATGGCCATGCTGCCAATGAGTTGGTGTACAGGCACACCGCCCAGCCCCTTGTGGATATCATCTTCCAGGGGGGCATGGCCACCTGCTTTGCCTATGGCCAGACGGGCAGCGGCAAGACACACACCATGCGGGGAAGCATCACTAGCAAAGGAATCTATGTCCTGGTCGCTGAGGATGTCTTCCGCAGGCTGCAGTACCCTAATTACCAGAAACTGGAGCTTTGGGTCTATGGGGCCTTCTTTGAGATTTATAGAGGCAAAGTGTTTGACCTGCTGAACGGGAAGAAGCGGCTGAGGGTGCTAGAAGATGGTCAAAAGCAGACCCAGGTGGTAGGGCTGTGTGAAGAAGAGGTCACCAGCGTGGAAGATGTCGTCAGGCTAATTGAAACAGGCAGCAACTGTCGCATGGCAGGCCAGACTTCAGCCAACACTCAGTCCTCCCGGAGCCATGCCATCTTCCAGATCATACTCAAGAGGAGAGGACAGCTGTATGCCAAATTTTCCCTAATTGATCTGGCTGGGAATGAAAGAGGAGCTGATACCACAACTGCAGACAAGCGAACGAGGCTGGAGGGGGCTGACATTAATAAAAGCCTCTTGGCACTCAAGGAATGTATCAGGGCATTGGGGCATAACAAAGCCCACACCCCATTCAGGGCTAGCAAGCTCACCCAAGTCCTGAGGGACTCTCTTATAGGAGAAAACTCATACACCTGCATGATTGCCACTGTCTCTCCAGGAATAAGATCCTGTGAGCACACCCTTAACACCCTGAGGTATGCCAACCGTGTGAAGGAGCTGGTTGTGGATTTAAATTCCCTCGAACAGCCTTTCCAGTTTGTGTCCAGCTtaccacaacagcagcagtttggggTGCAGGCAGACAAGGGAGCATTATCCAAGGCACTTACTCTGAATGGCAAGGGGGACaacctgaaaaagagaaaagagataaaTGAGGAAACAATTATGGAGAAGCATCAGAAATCTCTGCGATGGTTGAAAGAACTCTTACAGGTTTCTGAAAGAACAGTCAGGAATGTGGATATATATGCTGCACAGTTTGAATCATTCCTGGATCAAGAAATTGGCATCCTGACTGAGATTCGAGAAAAAGTCAGATTATCCCCAAGGAGGatacaggacaaggaggaacaGGACAGGAACCAGAGCTGCACTAAGAGGTCCCATGCAATGTAA